In the Rhodospirillaceae bacterium genome, one interval contains:
- a CDS encoding 2OG-Fe(II) oxygenase has protein sequence MIQRRELDIAVNSHFIGCWQSEDTTYCDDVISFFESNKDLQSAGVTNHHKVQESMKISTDISVYPQDLEEQKFASLANFMGHLKDCHVDYLKQWPFLKTVFPKMHIGPFNVRRYDEGGHFGTLHSERTSLNVLHRILAWMTYLNDVPEGGETEYPMFGLKIKPEKGKTIIWPAEWTHAHMGSMVTTGPKYIITGWLHHPDTTEE, from the coding sequence ATGATTCAAAGACGTGAATTAGATATAGCGGTGAATTCGCACTTTATTGGATGTTGGCAATCTGAGGACACTACCTATTGCGACGACGTCATTTCATTTTTTGAGAGCAACAAGGACCTTCAATCAGCTGGTGTAACTAATCATCACAAAGTGCAGGAATCCATGAAAATCTCAACCGATATTTCAGTGTATCCACAAGATCTTGAAGAGCAGAAATTTGCATCTTTGGCCAACTTCATGGGGCACCTAAAAGATTGCCACGTAGACTATCTTAAACAGTGGCCATTTTTGAAAACTGTATTCCCAAAAATGCATATTGGCCCCTTTAATGTGCGGAGATACGATGAGGGAGGCCATTTTGGGACACTACACTCCGAGCGCACCTCTCTAAACGTACTGCATAGAATTTTAGCGTGGATGACATACTTAAACGATGTGCCAGAGGGCGGCGAGACAGAATACCCCATGTTTGGACTAAAAATTAAGCCGGAGAAAGGAAAGACCATTATATGGCCAGCGGAATGGACCCATGCCCACATGGGTTCTATGGTAACCACAGGCCCAAAATATATAATCACCGGATGGCTACACCACCCGGACACGACGGAAGAATAA
- a CDS encoding dihydroxy-acid dehydratase (catalyzes the formation of 3-methyl-2-oxobutanoate from 2,3,-dihydroxy-3-methylbutanoate), whose protein sequence is MSDTKAKRKFRSQEWFDNPNNPGMTALYIERYLNQEYTREELQGERPVIGVAQTGSDIAPCNKIHVFLMDRIKAGIRDGGGIPMEFPVHPIQETGKRPTAALDRNLAYLNLVEVLHGYPIDGVVLTTGCDKTTPAMLMGAATVDLPAIVLSGGPMLDGWWKGELAGSGMIMWESRRLLSEGKIDYEEFMGRVCASAPSLGHCNTMGTASTMNAMAEALGMSLPGCAAIPAPFRERMAMAYATGKRIVGMVKDDITPSKILCRAAFKNAIIVNSAIGGSTNAPPHLQAIARHAGVQLDVTDWQTHGFDIPLLVDMQPAGKYLGESFFRAGGVPAVMGELAEAGKLDLSVETVSGVTMGEQLGTTRSSDRQVIRSYDNPLQESAGLLVLSGNLFDSALMKTSVISEDFRERFLSTPGQEGVFEAKAVVFEGPEDYHARINDPDLGIDDKTILFVRGVGCVGYPGSAEVVNMQPPDSLLKEGISHLPTVGDGRQSGTSESPSILNASPESVVGGGLALLKTGDQVCLDLNSRTLNALVDIKEWEERKRNWSPPEIRNQTPWQEIYRKNVGQLAEGGCLELATAYQKVGRDLPRDNH, encoded by the coding sequence ATGTCAGATACGAAAGCCAAACGTAAATTTAGATCTCAGGAATGGTTTGATAATCCAAATAATCCTGGAATGACCGCTTTGTATATTGAGCGGTATTTGAACCAAGAATATACAAGGGAGGAGCTACAGGGAGAACGCCCAGTGATTGGTGTTGCCCAAACAGGCTCAGATATTGCTCCGTGTAATAAAATCCACGTATTTTTAATGGATAGAATCAAGGCCGGTATTAGGGATGGGGGAGGAATTCCTATGGAGTTTCCCGTCCACCCCATCCAGGAGACTGGTAAGAGGCCAACGGCTGCGTTGGACCGAAATCTTGCCTATTTAAATCTCGTGGAAGTTTTGCATGGTTATCCCATCGATGGGGTCGTACTAACCACGGGCTGCGATAAAACAACACCTGCAATGTTGATGGGTGCGGCGACCGTCGATTTGCCAGCCATTGTTTTGTCCGGTGGGCCGATGCTTGACGGCTGGTGGAAGGGTGAACTCGCAGGATCAGGAATGATTATGTGGGAAAGCCGTAGACTGCTCTCTGAAGGAAAAATTGACTACGAAGAATTCATGGGACGGGTCTGTGCCTCGGCTCCCTCTCTTGGGCACTGTAATACAATGGGGACTGCCTCCACCATGAACGCCATGGCGGAGGCACTCGGAATGAGTTTGCCGGGCTGTGCAGCGATTCCTGCTCCGTTCCGTGAACGTATGGCTATGGCTTATGCTACGGGGAAGAGGATTGTTGGGATGGTCAAAGACGATATCACTCCATCAAAAATCTTGTGTCGGGCAGCGTTTAAGAACGCAATAATCGTGAATTCTGCGATAGGGGGTTCAACAAACGCCCCGCCACATCTTCAGGCTATAGCTAGGCATGCCGGCGTTCAACTTGATGTTACAGATTGGCAGACGCATGGTTTTGACATTCCTCTGCTAGTAGATATGCAGCCAGCAGGAAAGTATTTAGGCGAGTCCTTTTTTCGGGCAGGCGGGGTGCCGGCCGTCATGGGTGAGCTGGCTGAGGCTGGTAAACTTGATTTGTCGGTTGAAACGGTTTCTGGAGTAACGATGGGAGAGCAACTAGGCACCACCCGTAGCAGCGATCGCCAAGTGATCCGGAGCTATGACAATCCACTTCAGGAGAGTGCTGGATTGCTTGTCTTATCGGGTAATCTTTTTGACAGTGCATTGATGAAAACCTCGGTAATTTCAGAGGATTTTAGAGAAAGATTTTTATCCACACCCGGGCAAGAAGGGGTGTTTGAGGCAAAAGCCGTGGTCTTTGAGGGTCCGGAAGATTATCACGCCAGGATAAATGATCCTGACCTGGGTATCGACGACAAAACCATTCTGTTTGTTCGCGGTGTTGGTTGTGTTGGCTACCCAGGGTCTGCCGAGGTTGTAAATATGCAGCCTCCAGACTCGTTGCTTAAAGAAGGTATAAGCCACTTACCCACAGTTGGAGATGGAAGGCAATCGGGAACATCCGAGAGCCCGTCCATCCTCAATGCTTCTCCAGAATCTGTCGTCGGGGGCGGTTTAGCTTTGCTTAAAACGGGAGACCAGGTTTGCCTTGATCTCAACTCTCGCACATTAAATGCACTGGTGGATATCAAGGAGTGGGAGGAACGGAAACGGAATTGGTCACCTCCTGAAATTAGAAACCAAACACCATGGCAGGAAATATATCGGAAAAATGTTGGTCAGTTGGCCGAAGGAGGATGTTTAGAGTTAGCTACTGCCTATCAAAAGGTAGGCCGGGATTTGCCTCGGGATAACCATTAA